The following coding sequences lie in one Megalodesulfovibrio gigas DSM 1382 = ATCC 19364 genomic window:
- a CDS encoding AIR synthase-related protein, with protein MSDAARLTRVEVAVRPHLADPLGRKTDARIREVLGFEVADVRVVRVYTVEGLDAAAIARVLDGAVLHDPVLQDACAGAAPGVFDWALEVGFKPGVTDNEGRTAAASIALTLGLVTPPAVYTALQYRLAGALTREQVQAIADNLLANELIQRVQLKSAAEWAAEPGFPARAARVLGAASDAVNIVPLSAMDDAALLACSRENVLALSLEEMQTIKAFFQDPAVQTHRAGQGLPADPTDAELECLAQTWSEHCKHKIFSARISYENKANGSALEIDSLYKTFIQNTTARLRKARGNKDYCLSVFKDNAGVVAFTDETNLCIKVETHNSPSALDPYGGALTGIVGVNRDPMGTGLGAEMVANMDVFCFASPFFEGELPPRLLHPRRVLEGVREGVEHGGNKSGVPTINGSIVFHERFLGKPLVYCGTVGMMPRTIQGKPSHEKQALVGDAIVMVGGRIGKDGIHGATFSSEELHEGSPATAVQIGDPITQRKCYDFLMRARDMGLYNAITDNGAGGLSSSVGEMCQDTGGALLDLAKAPLKYDGLAPWEILISEAQERMTLAVPPANLDAFLALAREMDVEATALGTYTDSGFFHVVYGQKPVALLPLEFLHDGCPQLQLRAVWEGPAGDAARVDEGEVLALPGHEHGQLLKDMLGRLNICSKEYVVRQYDHEVKGGSVVKPLVGAMCDGPADAAVMRPVLGRMEGLVLSHGICPKFSDLDTYWMTANAIDEAVRNAVAVGADPDSLAGVDNFCWCDPVQSDKTPDGRHKLAQLVRANQALAQYCFAYGIPLISGKDSMKNDYTGGASKISIPPTLLFTILGRMDDVRLAVTSDFKRPGERVYLLGLTRPELGGSELADALNVPFRHVPQVDALAARRRYVTLHQAMQERLVTACHDCSDGGLAVAAAEMCIGGRLGLRMDLDAVPAAGELDPVQLLYSESASRLLVTVRPEDAARFEALFAGQHCACIGEVAAEPTLCICREAQDLLCEPVEALAAEWKATLDW; from the coding sequence ATGTCCGACGCAGCGCGCCTGACCCGTGTGGAAGTGGCGGTGCGGCCGCATTTGGCCGATCCCCTGGGACGCAAGACCGATGCCCGCATCCGTGAGGTGCTCGGCTTCGAGGTGGCCGACGTGCGCGTGGTGCGCGTCTACACCGTGGAGGGTCTGGACGCGGCGGCCATCGCCCGCGTGCTGGATGGCGCGGTGCTGCATGATCCCGTGCTGCAGGACGCCTGCGCCGGCGCAGCCCCCGGCGTCTTTGACTGGGCGCTGGAAGTGGGCTTCAAGCCCGGTGTGACGGACAACGAGGGCCGCACCGCCGCGGCCTCCATTGCCCTGACCCTGGGTCTGGTCACGCCGCCGGCCGTGTACACCGCCCTGCAGTATCGCCTTGCCGGCGCGCTGACCCGCGAGCAGGTCCAGGCCATTGCAGACAATCTTCTGGCCAACGAACTCATTCAGCGCGTGCAGCTCAAGAGCGCCGCGGAGTGGGCCGCCGAGCCGGGCTTTCCGGCCCGGGCCGCCCGGGTGCTGGGCGCGGCGTCCGACGCCGTCAACATCGTCCCCCTGTCTGCCATGGATGATGCCGCCCTGCTGGCCTGCAGCCGGGAAAACGTCCTGGCGCTTTCCCTGGAAGAAATGCAGACCATCAAGGCTTTTTTTCAGGATCCCGCCGTGCAGACGCACCGCGCCGGGCAGGGCTTGCCCGCCGATCCCACCGACGCCGAGCTGGAGTGTCTGGCCCAGACCTGGAGCGAGCACTGCAAGCACAAGATCTTCAGCGCCAGAATCTCCTATGAGAACAAGGCCAATGGCTCGGCGCTGGAAATCGATTCCCTGTACAAGACCTTCATCCAGAACACCACCGCCCGCCTGCGCAAGGCCAGGGGCAACAAGGACTACTGCCTGAGCGTGTTCAAGGACAACGCCGGCGTGGTGGCCTTCACCGACGAGACCAACCTGTGCATCAAGGTGGAGACGCACAACTCCCCCTCGGCCCTGGACCCCTACGGCGGCGCGCTCACGGGCATTGTGGGCGTGAACCGGGATCCCATGGGCACCGGGCTGGGCGCGGAGATGGTGGCCAACATGGACGTCTTCTGCTTCGCCTCCCCCTTCTTTGAGGGCGAGCTGCCGCCCCGGCTGCTGCATCCCCGCCGGGTGCTGGAGGGCGTGCGCGAGGGCGTGGAACACGGCGGCAACAAGAGCGGCGTGCCCACCATCAACGGCTCCATCGTCTTTCACGAACGCTTCCTGGGCAAGCCGCTGGTGTACTGCGGCACCGTGGGCATGATGCCGCGCACCATCCAGGGCAAGCCCAGCCACGAAAAGCAGGCCCTGGTGGGCGATGCCATCGTCATGGTCGGCGGGCGCATCGGCAAGGACGGCATCCACGGCGCGACCTTCTCGTCCGAGGAGCTGCACGAAGGCTCCCCGGCCACGGCCGTACAGATCGGCGATCCCATCACCCAACGCAAATGCTACGACTTTTTGATGCGCGCCCGAGACATGGGCCTGTACAACGCCATCACCGACAACGGCGCCGGCGGCCTTTCGTCCTCGGTGGGCGAGATGTGCCAGGACACGGGCGGCGCGCTGCTGGATCTCGCCAAGGCCCCCCTGAAGTACGACGGCCTTGCGCCCTGGGAAATCCTCATCTCCGAGGCCCAGGAGCGCATGACCCTGGCCGTGCCCCCGGCGAATCTGGATGCCTTCCTGGCCCTGGCCAGGGAAATGGACGTGGAAGCCACGGCCCTGGGCACGTACACGGATTCCGGCTTCTTCCACGTGGTCTATGGGCAAAAGCCCGTGGCCCTGCTGCCCCTGGAGTTTCTGCACGACGGCTGCCCCCAGCTGCAGCTGCGCGCCGTCTGGGAAGGCCCGGCCGGGGACGCCGCCCGGGTGGACGAAGGCGAAGTGCTGGCCCTGCCCGGCCACGAGCACGGGCAGTTGCTCAAGGACATGCTTGGCCGCCTGAACATCTGCTCCAAGGAATACGTGGTCCGTCAGTACGACCACGAGGTCAAGGGCGGCAGCGTGGTCAAGCCCCTGGTGGGCGCCATGTGCGACGGTCCTGCGGACGCCGCCGTGATGCGCCCGGTGCTGGGCCGCATGGAAGGGCTGGTCCTCAGCCACGGCATCTGCCCCAAGTTCAGCGATCTGGACACCTACTGGATGACCGCCAACGCCATCGACGAAGCCGTGCGCAACGCCGTGGCCGTGGGTGCGGACCCGGACTCCCTGGCCGGGGTGGACAACTTCTGCTGGTGCGATCCCGTCCAGTCCGACAAGACCCCCGACGGCCGCCACAAGCTGGCCCAGCTGGTGCGGGCCAATCAGGCCCTGGCGCAGTATTGCTTCGCGTATGGAATTCCGCTGATTTCCGGCAAGGATTCCATGAAGAACGACTACACCGGCGGGGCCTCCAAAATCTCCATCCCGCCCACACTGCTGTTCACCATCCTTGGCCGCATGGATGATGTGCGTCTGGCCGTGACCAGCGATTTCAAGCGCCCCGGCGAGCGCGTGTATCTCCTGGGGCTGACCCGGCCGGAACTGGGCGGCAGCGAACTGGCCGACGCCCTGAATGTGCCCTTCCGCCATGTGCCCCAGGTGGATGCCCTGGCTGCCCGCCGGCGTTATGTCACCCTGCACCAGGCCATGCAGGAACGGCTGGTGACGGCCTGTCACGACTGCTCCGACGGTGGTCTGGCCGTGGCTGCGGCCGAAATGTGCATCGGCGGCCGCCTGGGGCTGCGGATGGATCTGGACGCCGTGCCCGCTGCCGGCGAGCTGGATCCCGTGCAGTTGCTGTACAGCGAATCCGCCAGCCGGCTGCTGGTCACGGTGCGGCCGGAGGATGCAGCGCGCTTCGAGGCCCTGTTCGCCGGGCAGCACTGTGCCTGCATCGGGGAAGTGGCGGCCGAGCCGACGCTGTGCATCTGCCGCGAGGCCCAGGATTTGCTGTGCGAGCCTGTGGAGGCGCTGGCCGCCGAGTGGAAGGCCACCCTCGACTGGTAG
- a CDS encoding AI-2E family transporter: MAESLLRPLSPYLIASWIIVGLLLFLLFPLHLISVLLSALFVYELVIMLSSLLHIPRINDKRAKLIVIAVLAAIIVTVLGLFIWWAMFQMQTYAADVPLLLRKMAEALEMARARLPGWALERFPANIDELYKGVLDMLREHGGMLQTAGKGVGIALVHIIIGMVLGAIISLTNVTSTASQRPLAAALQERTRRLSDAFHSVVFAQLRISAINTVLTAVYLVVVLPLLGVHLPFAATMVAITFLAGLLPVIGNIISNTVIFVVSLSVSFYVAAGSLVYLVVIHKLEYFLNARIVGSQIQAQIWELLGAMLFMEAAFGVPGLIAAPIYYAYVKRELSDSGLV; the protein is encoded by the coding sequence ATGGCGGAATCTCTCCTCAGGCCACTGTCTCCCTACCTGATCGCCTCATGGATTATTGTAGGGCTGTTGTTGTTCCTGCTTTTTCCGCTGCATCTGATCTCGGTGCTGCTCTCTGCGTTGTTCGTGTATGAACTCGTGATCATGCTTTCTTCGTTGCTGCACATTCCACGCATCAACGACAAGCGCGCCAAGCTCATTGTTATTGCAGTATTGGCAGCCATTATTGTCACGGTGCTTGGGCTGTTTATCTGGTGGGCCATGTTTCAGATGCAGACGTATGCGGCCGATGTGCCGCTGCTCTTGCGGAAAATGGCCGAGGCGTTGGAGATGGCCCGCGCCAGGCTGCCCGGGTGGGCGCTGGAACGGTTTCCCGCCAACATCGACGAGCTGTACAAGGGCGTGCTGGATATGCTGCGCGAGCATGGCGGGATGCTGCAGACCGCCGGCAAAGGCGTGGGTATTGCGCTTGTGCACATCATCATCGGCATGGTCCTGGGGGCCATCATTTCATTGACCAATGTCACCAGCACGGCCAGCCAGCGCCCGTTGGCCGCGGCCCTGCAGGAGCGCACCCGCCGCCTGAGCGATGCCTTCCACTCCGTGGTGTTCGCCCAGTTGCGTATCTCAGCCATCAACACGGTGCTTACGGCCGTCTATCTGGTGGTGGTGCTGCCGCTGCTGGGGGTGCACCTGCCCTTTGCAGCCACCATGGTGGCCATCACCTTTCTGGCGGGGCTGCTGCCGGTCATCGGCAACATCATCTCCAACACGGTGATTTTCGTGGTCAGCCTCAGCGTCTCGTTTTACGTGGCGGCGGGCTCGCTGGTGTATCTGGTGGTCATCCACAAGCTGGAATATTTTCTCAACGCGCGCATCGTGGGCTCGCAAATCCAGGCGCAGATCTGGGAGCTGCTGGGGGCCATGCTGTTCATGGAGGCGGCCTTCGGCGTGCCGGGGCTCATTGCGGCGCCCATCTATTATGCATACGTCAAACGTGAACTGAGCGACAGCGGTCTGGTGTGA
- a CDS encoding ubiquinone/menaquinone biosynthesis methyltransferase has protein sequence MTTSLTPDAHRRAVSAMFGRIAGWYDFLNHFLSGGVDIWWRRQLLNAAAPAWQDGRPVIVLDLAAGTLDVTAGILRRSPTARVAALDIAAPMLRKGLGKISREDRDRMLPGVADGRVLPLADASVAAVTIAFGIRNIVPRDAAYAEIRRVLVPGGRFCILEFGSGRTRILRGLYNVYLRRILPAMGRIFSGDPEAYRYLAETIERFPDAPSLGRELEAAGFVDVHWQKLTCGIAYVHVGVAPKP, from the coding sequence ATGACAACATCACTCACACCGGATGCGCACCGCCGCGCCGTGAGCGCCATGTTCGGGCGCATTGCCGGCTGGTACGATTTTCTGAATCATTTTCTGAGCGGCGGGGTGGATATCTGGTGGCGACGCCAGCTCCTCAATGCCGCGGCCCCGGCCTGGCAGGATGGCCGGCCGGTCATCGTGCTCGATCTGGCTGCCGGCACCCTGGACGTGACAGCCGGCATCCTGCGCCGGTCTCCCACGGCCCGGGTGGCTGCCCTGGACATCGCCGCTCCCATGCTGCGCAAAGGGCTGGGCAAGATCAGCCGGGAAGACCGCGACCGCATGCTCCCCGGCGTGGCCGACGGGCGGGTGCTGCCCCTGGCCGACGCCAGCGTGGCCGCGGTGACCATCGCCTTCGGCATCCGCAACATCGTCCCGCGGGACGCCGCCTATGCGGAGATCCGCCGGGTGCTTGTGCCGGGCGGGCGGTTCTGCATCCTGGAGTTCGGGTCTGGCCGCACGCGGATCCTGCGCGGGCTGTACAATGTGTACCTGCGCCGCATCCTGCCGGCCATGGGCAGAATTTTTTCCGGCGATCCGGAAGCCTACCGCTATCTGGCTGAGACCATTGAGCGCTTTCCGGACGCACCCTCCCTGGGCCGGGAGCTGGAGGCTGCGGGGTTTGTGGACGTGCACTGGCAAAAGCTCACCTGCGGCATTGCCTATGTGCACGTGGGCGTGGCGCCGAAGCCTTGA
- a CDS encoding response regulator → MTRRTVLFVDDDPGVLEGMRLTMHSLRREWTGIYAANAEEALHQLEQQAVDVVITDIRMPGMDGVALLRRVQEQHPAAVRVILSGYSEYESNLQSVRPAHQFLSKPCSPAALRETLSRAARLGDLLQREEMRRILLAVESLQTLPAVLTALNLELALPEPSLIKIGRIVEQDPALSASVLKVVNSAFFGLFKHITSPSQAVAYLGTETLRGLALGVHLFSLVPEGSPLAGVIRPLWRHGLQVGQYAKAIAKAEGANQQQAGICFVAGLLHDIGKVIFASNFPEIYPEVLRLQAEEAQPCFQAEKAIFGVDHAEAGGGLLGVWGLPTEIFTAVQWHHHLAGEQEAAGESDEADALQFTPALAVHVANFFDMMERGLIRNPDDVRPEFLDTRSLAARSLLARIPAWREACNALTQSEQAR, encoded by the coding sequence GTGACCCGACGCACAGTATTGTTTGTAGATGACGATCCTGGCGTGCTGGAAGGCATGCGCCTGACCATGCATAGCCTGCGGCGGGAATGGACGGGGATCTATGCCGCCAATGCCGAGGAGGCCTTGCACCAGCTGGAACAGCAGGCAGTGGATGTGGTGATTACGGATATCCGCATGCCCGGCATGGACGGCGTGGCGTTGTTGCGTCGTGTGCAGGAACAGCACCCGGCGGCAGTGCGTGTCATTCTGTCCGGCTACTCGGAGTACGAGTCGAATTTGCAGTCCGTCAGGCCGGCGCATCAGTTTTTGTCGAAGCCCTGTTCCCCTGCCGCACTCAGGGAGACCCTGAGTCGTGCTGCCCGGCTGGGCGACCTGCTGCAACGCGAGGAGATGCGGCGCATTTTGCTGGCCGTGGAATCCTTGCAGACCCTGCCTGCCGTGCTCACGGCGCTCAACCTGGAGTTGGCGCTGCCCGAACCGTCCCTGATCAAGATCGGCCGGATCGTGGAGCAGGATCCGGCCCTGTCCGCTTCGGTGCTCAAGGTGGTCAATTCCGCATTCTTCGGCCTGTTCAAGCACATCACCAGCCCCTCCCAGGCCGTGGCCTATCTGGGCACGGAAACCCTGCGCGGCCTGGCCCTGGGAGTCCATCTGTTTTCCCTGGTGCCGGAGGGTTCACCCCTGGCCGGCGTCATCCGGCCCTTGTGGCGGCACGGGCTGCAGGTGGGGCAGTATGCCAAGGCCATCGCCAAGGCCGAGGGCGCCAACCAGCAGCAGGCGGGCATCTGCTTTGTGGCCGGGCTGCTGCATGACATCGGCAAGGTGATTTTTGCCAGCAACTTCCCGGAAATCTATCCGGAAGTCCTCCGCCTGCAGGCAGAGGAGGCGCAGCCCTGTTTTCAGGCGGAAAAGGCCATTTTCGGGGTGGACCATGCCGAGGCCGGCGGGGGGCTGCTGGGCGTGTGGGGCCTGCCCACGGAGATTTTCACCGCCGTGCAGTGGCACCATCATCTGGCCGGCGAACAGGAAGCTGCCGGCGAATCGGACGAGGCGGACGCCCTGCAATTCACCCCGGCCCTGGCCGTGCATGTGGCGAATTTTTTTGACATGATGGAACGGGGCCTCATCCGGAACCCCGATGATGTGCGACCGGAGTTTCTGGATACCCGGTCCCTGGCGGCGCGGTCCCTGCTGGCGCGCATCCCCGCCTGGCGGGAGGCGTGCAACGCCCTAACCCAGAGCGAGCAAGCCCGATGA
- a CDS encoding DUF2065 domain-containing protein, producing the protein MALDLHTLGQAAGLALLMEGVVYFLFADRMPATLRQLAALPPRWLRILGGGAMLLGLALVFLFKHS; encoded by the coding sequence ATGGCACTTGATCTGCACACCCTCGGCCAGGCTGCCGGCCTGGCCTTGCTCATGGAAGGCGTGGTCTATTTTCTGTTTGCCGACCGCATGCCCGCCACGCTGCGCCAGCTGGCAGCACTGCCGCCCCGCTGGCTGCGGATACTGGGCGGCGGGGCCATGCTGCTAGGGCTGGCGCTGGTGTTCCTCTTCAAACATTCATAA
- a CDS encoding polyprenyl synthetase family protein, translating to MHALLQYLQAEQPRINAVLDRLLADLNPLVRPVAEHVLAAGGKRLRPLLLLLTARSLGRDDDALYPLACSLEYLHSATLLHDDILDGAVLRRGRPAAHTLFGLAPTILAGDVLLALGNRLMADAGDARLAVCISKSIMATATGEVQEIAQVGNINLTLADYLEIITGKTAWLLQAACQCGAIAAGATPVQEAAAARYGLDLGIAFQLVDDALDYDATREKAGKPVGADLLEGKVTMPLLFYLEQAPAAEKEVLAGLMARLRQGDAPEQLAPLFAPFVQRVAACGGAQKTRDAAREYIRTAAAALDAFPAGREKDMLLEAVAYVVARER from the coding sequence ATGCACGCCCTTCTTCAATACCTGCAGGCCGAACAGCCACGCATCAACGCGGTGCTGGATCGGCTGCTTGCGGATCTCAATCCCCTGGTCCGGCCGGTGGCCGAGCACGTGCTTGCCGCCGGCGGCAAGCGGCTCCGGCCCTTGCTGCTGCTGCTCACCGCCCGGAGCCTGGGCCGTGACGACGACGCCCTGTATCCCCTGGCCTGTTCCCTGGAATATCTGCACTCGGCCACGCTGCTGCATGACGACATCCTGGATGGCGCCGTCCTGCGCAGGGGCCGGCCCGCAGCGCACACGCTTTTCGGCCTCGCGCCCACCATCCTGGCCGGGGATGTGCTCCTGGCCCTGGGCAACCGGCTGATGGCCGATGCGGGTGATGCCCGCCTCGCGGTGTGCATCTCCAAATCCATCATGGCCACGGCCACGGGGGAGGTCCAGGAGATCGCCCAGGTGGGGAACATCAACCTCACCTTGGCGGACTATTTGGAAATCATCACCGGAAAAACCGCCTGGCTGCTCCAGGCGGCCTGCCAGTGCGGGGCCATCGCCGCCGGGGCCACACCGGTCCAGGAGGCCGCGGCGGCCCGCTACGGGCTGGATCTGGGCATCGCCTTCCAGCTGGTGGATGACGCCCTGGATTACGACGCCACGCGGGAAAAAGCCGGCAAGCCCGTGGGTGCGGACCTGCTGGAAGGCAAGGTCACCATGCCCCTGCTGTTTTATCTGGAGCAGGCCCCGGCGGCGGAAAAAGAGGTCCTGGCCGGCCTCATGGCCCGGCTCAGGCAGGGCGATGCGCCGGAGCAGCTGGCTCCGTTGTTCGCGCCGTTTGTCCAGAGGGTGGCCGCCTGCGGCGGCGCCCAGAAAACCAGAGACGCGGCCCGGGAATACATCCGCACTGCCGCCGCGGCCCTGGACGCCTTTCCCGCCGGCCGGGAAAAGGACATGCTGCTGGAAGCCGTGGCTTATGTGGTGGCCCGCGAACGCTGA
- a CDS encoding nucleotide sugar dehydrogenase, translating to MYAFSALQDRSVPVAVVGLGYVGLPLAVALARQFRVIGFDINATRVQELRQGHDRTGEVEDACLQAVSIDYSHNPEDLAAAGVIIVAVPTPIDDHRSPDLRPVRGASITVGRHMRKGAVICYESTVYPGLTEEVCVPLLEEHSGLTCGADFWVGYSPERINPGDKVHTLETIVKVVAGQDDATADLLCQLYGAVITAGVHRASSIKVAEAAKVIENTQRDLNIALMNELSILFDRMGIDTLEVLQAAATKWNFIRFTPGLVGGHCIGVDPYYLTFKAESLGFHPQVILAGRRINDFMGKYVAETCIKKLFQGGGRTQGARVGVLGFTFKENVPDLRNTRVIDVVRELEEYAVTVLVHDPVCDAEEAHEEYGLTLCGLEDFQDLDAVIVAVPHQVFASLTPETVRGMLSDPHKALLLDLRALFEPTVWRQAGFSYWRL from the coding sequence ATGTATGCTTTTTCCGCGCTGCAGGATCGCAGCGTTCCCGTGGCGGTGGTGGGGCTGGGCTATGTGGGCCTGCCCCTGGCTGTGGCCCTGGCCCGGCAGTTCCGGGTGATCGGCTTCGACATCAACGCCACCCGTGTGCAGGAGCTGCGCCAGGGGCACGACCGCACCGGCGAGGTGGAGGACGCCTGCCTGCAGGCCGTCTCCATCGACTATTCCCATAATCCCGAAGACCTTGCCGCCGCGGGCGTCATCATTGTGGCCGTGCCCACGCCCATCGATGACCACCGCAGCCCGGACCTGCGCCCCGTGCGCGGCGCGAGCATCACCGTGGGCAGGCACATGCGCAAGGGCGCGGTGATCTGCTATGAATCCACGGTGTATCCCGGGTTGACCGAGGAAGTCTGTGTCCCGCTGCTGGAGGAACACTCCGGCCTGACCTGCGGCGCGGATTTCTGGGTGGGCTATTCGCCGGAACGCATCAATCCTGGTGACAAAGTCCATACCCTGGAGACCATCGTCAAGGTGGTGGCCGGACAGGACGACGCCACGGCGGATCTGCTCTGTCAGCTGTATGGCGCGGTCATCACCGCCGGGGTGCATCGGGCGTCGTCCATCAAGGTGGCCGAGGCGGCCAAGGTGATCGAAAACACCCAGCGCGACCTGAACATCGCCCTGATGAACGAATTGTCCATCCTGTTCGATCGCATGGGCATTGATACGCTGGAGGTGCTGCAGGCCGCAGCCACCAAATGGAACTTCATCCGCTTCACCCCCGGTCTGGTGGGGGGGCACTGCATCGGCGTGGACCCGTACTACCTGACCTTCAAGGCCGAATCCCTGGGGTTCCATCCGCAGGTGATCCTGGCCGGGCGGCGCATCAACGATTTCATGGGCAAATACGTGGCGGAAACGTGCATCAAGAAGCTCTTTCAGGGCGGCGGCCGCACCCAGGGGGCGCGGGTGGGCGTGCTGGGCTTCACGTTCAAGGAAAACGTGCCGGATCTGCGCAACACCCGGGTCATTGATGTGGTGCGGGAGCTGGAGGAATACGCCGTCACCGTGCTGGTGCACGATCCGGTATGCGATGCCGAGGAGGCCCACGAGGAATACGGGCTGACGCTCTGCGGCCTGGAGGACTTCCAGGATCTGGACGCCGTGATCGTGGCCGTGCCGCATCAGGTATTCGCCTCGTTGACGCCGGAGACGGTGCGCGGCATGCTTTCGGATCCGCACAAGGCGTTGCTGCTGGACTTGCGGGCCCTGTTCGAGCCCACTGTCTGGCGGCAGGCAGGCTTCAGCTACTGGCGGCTGTAG
- a CDS encoding sensor histidine kinase: MTDQHSSSPEPLPAESETCADASLEARQAFLETLLEQVGVGVLVFDPEEGRTIDANNRALAMLNIQRHSLQSLPCLDSGLLFKTGDRAENVICPDLYAAEGLEEGLLMGKGDVVTPVSRRLFHAELEGRELVVQAFIDITEQKKLERQLSMAQRLESVGLLAAGVAHEINTPIQYVSDSVEFIKDAINDLQEVLAAYEVLEEQLPQTSEVQKAVHLVRDFKEDVDLPFLNVELPRACDRALDGVQRVSRIVLAMKNFSHVGGEEMKPVDLNKALENTLVVAKNEWKYAAEVETSFDQELPLVVCLPGDMNQVFLNMVVNAAHAIQSRLEQEGGKGSAKGRIRIATAKDGDYAVVHIQDNGCGIKPEHMTRIFDPFFTTKEVGKGTGQGLAIAHDIVVNKHHGVILVDSSPGKGTLFVIRLPFLQPEQGSAAKGARA; encoded by the coding sequence ATGACCGATCAGCACAGCTCCTCCCCTGAGCCCCTCCCTGCCGAATCCGAAACCTGCGCGGATGCCTCGCTGGAGGCCCGGCAGGCATTTCTGGAAACGCTCCTGGAACAGGTGGGAGTCGGCGTGCTGGTTTTCGATCCGGAAGAGGGGCGGACCATCGACGCCAACAACCGCGCCCTGGCCATGCTCAACATCCAGCGCCACAGCCTGCAGAGCCTGCCATGCCTGGATTCCGGCCTGCTGTTCAAAACAGGGGACCGTGCGGAAAACGTCATCTGCCCGGATCTTTATGCTGCCGAGGGGCTGGAGGAGGGCCTGCTCATGGGCAAGGGCGACGTGGTGACGCCCGTCTCCCGCCGGCTGTTCCACGCCGAACTTGAGGGCCGCGAGCTGGTGGTGCAGGCCTTCATCGACATCACTGAACAAAAAAAGCTCGAACGCCAGCTGAGCATGGCACAGCGGCTGGAATCCGTGGGGCTGCTGGCCGCAGGCGTGGCCCACGAGATCAATACCCCCATTCAGTACGTGAGCGATTCCGTGGAGTTCATCAAGGACGCCATCAATGATCTGCAGGAGGTGCTGGCCGCCTATGAAGTCCTGGAGGAGCAGCTGCCGCAGACGTCCGAGGTGCAGAAAGCCGTGCACCTGGTGCGGGACTTCAAGGAAGACGTGGATCTGCCGTTTCTCAATGTCGAGCTGCCCCGCGCCTGCGACCGCGCCCTGGACGGCGTGCAGCGGGTAAGCCGCATTGTGCTGGCCATGAAGAATTTCTCCCATGTGGGCGGGGAGGAGATGAAGCCCGTGGACCTGAACAAGGCCCTGGAAAACACCCTGGTGGTGGCCAAGAACGAGTGGAAATACGCCGCCGAGGTGGAAACGTCCTTTGATCAGGAGTTGCCCCTGGTGGTCTGCCTGCCGGGAGACATGAACCAGGTGTTCCTGAACATGGTGGTCAATGCGGCCCACGCCATCCAGAGCCGTCTTGAGCAGGAGGGCGGGAAGGGAAGCGCCAAAGGGCGCATCCGCATTGCCACGGCCAAGGACGGCGACTACGCCGTGGTGCACATTCAGGACAACGGCTGTGGCATCAAGCCCGAGCACATGACCCGTATTTTCGACCCCTTTTTCACCACCAAGGAAGTTGGCAAAGGCACTGGCCAAGGCCTGGCCATCGCCCACGACATCGTGGTCAACAAGCACCACGGTGTCATTCTGGTGGACTCCTCGCCGGGCAAGGGGACGCTGTTCGTCATCCGGCTTCCCTTCCTGCAGCCCGAGCAGGGGAGCGCCGCCAAGGGAGCGCGCGCGTGA